A genomic segment from Salvelinus alpinus chromosome 8, SLU_Salpinus.1, whole genome shotgun sequence encodes:
- the LOC139583019 gene encoding transmembrane protein 200A-like, producing MISAGGVITGHLAALKRQDSARSQHHLPIQSPAPGEAQQKRRAKRKPRADVVVVRGKIRLYSASGFFLILGVLILLMGIAMAVLGYWPHREDLAAANAKLSTNDTRVTREESGTLAQFFEQHLHSEKMKMLGPFTMGIGIFIFICANAILHENRDRETKVIHMRDMYSTVIDIHSLRIKEHKYMNGAYSGSCREHEVRTYGNQCASKLAANTLLGFPGMGNNVRVSRRASSTEDEEGLLNEAKGGHGLLPSFYRERSGSIFGLQHEGSRHRDEKSSFPKRCQTRSIVSSSISAFTLPVIKLNNCVIDEPDMDNITEDLEHISVRSRPPSVESLAVPVPADIAKAYKPPDVMLLRSNSATESHSFSSSHSSLSPGSASGRYLSPGTARKDFGSNNSLHMLSSHSKSLDLDRRPTTLTVKPEQRKHPSWPRLDRSNSKGYMKLENKEDPMDRLQLPQVAVKQDYTKKEKLLMISRSHNNLSFEHDKQFMSNTMKRGSSETRF from the coding sequence ATGATTTCAGCTGGTGGAGTGATTACGGGTCACCTTGCTGCACTGAAGAGGCAGGACTCGGCCCGCTCCCAACACCACCTGCCCATCCAGTCCCCAGCCCCAGGAGAGGCCCAGCAGAAGAGGAGGGCCAAGCGCAAACCCAGGGCCGACGTAGTGGTGGTCAGGGGAAAGATCCGCCTCTACTCTGCCTCTGGGTTCTTCCTCATCCTGGGTGTATTGATCCTGCTGATGGGCATCGCCATGGCCGTGCTGGGCTACTGGCCACACAGAGAGGACCTCGCAGCGGCCAACGCCAAACTATCCACCAACGACACTAGGGTGACCCGGGAGGAAAGTGGTACACTGGCCCAGTTCTTTGAGCAGCACCTGCACTCTGAGAAGATGAAGATGCTTGGCCCCTTCACCATGGGTATCGGTATCTTCATCTTCATCTGTGCCAACGCCATCCTGCACGAAAACAGGGACCGGGAGACCAAGGTGATCCACATGAGAGACATGTACTCCACCGTCATCGACATCCACAGCCTGAGGATCAAAGAGCACAAGTACATGAACGGGGCCTATTCAGGCTCTTGTAGGGAGCATGAGGTCCGGACCTATGGGAACCAGTGTGCCTCCAAGCTTGCTGCTAACACCCTGCTAGGGTTCCCCGGCATGGGGAACAATGTGAGGGTGTCTCGCAGGGCCAGCTCTACGGAGGACGAGGAGGGTCTTCTCAACGAGGCCAAAGGGGGGCATGGTCTCCTGCCTTCATTCTACAGAGAGCGCTCTGGCTCCATCTTTGGTCTGCAGCATGAGGGCAGCCGCCACAGGGACGAGAAGAGCAGCTTCCCCAAGAGATGCCAGACCAGGTCAATCGTCTCGTCCTCGATCAGCGCTTTCACCTTGCCCGTTATCAAGCTCAACAACTGTGTGATCGACGAGCCTGACATGGACAACATCACAGAGGACCTGGAGCACATTAGTGTTAGGTCCCGACCCCCCTCTGTGGAGTCCCTGGCTGTGCCTGTCCCGGCAGACATTGCCAAAGCCTACAAACCTCCCGACGTCATGCTCCTCAGGAGTAACTCAGCCACAGAGTCCCACTCCTTCTCGTCCTCTCATAGCTCTCTGTCCCCAGGCTCTGCCAGTGGGAGGTACCTGTCCCCCGGGACTGCCCGCAAGGACTTCGGCTCCAACAACTCCCTCCACATGCTGTCTTCTCACTCCAAGTCTCTGGACCTGGATCGAAGGCCCACCACCCTAACAGTGAAGCCAGAGCAAAGGAAACATCCCAGCTGGCCCCGGCTGGACCGCAGCAACAGTAAAGGCTACATGAAGCTGGAGAACAAGGAGGATCCTATGGACAGACTGCAGCTGCCCCAGGTAGCAGTCAAACAGGATTACACCAAGAAAGAGAAACTGCTCATGATCTCCAGGTCTCACAATAACCTCAGCTTTGAACACGATAAGCAGTTCATGAGCAACACTATGAAACGAGGgagctctgagaccaggttttAA